The Nitrosopumilus cobalaminigenes genome contains a region encoding:
- the carA gene encoding glutamine-hydrolyzing carbamoyl-phosphate synthase small subunit, translated as MHAKKFAKLVFDDGTILDGDGFGYSTTVFGEIVFNTGMVGYTEALTDPSYSGQILTLTYPLVGNYGVPDPSIVDEDGIPKFFESSKIQARGLVVHELSLTASHWNLSMTLDEWMYNEKIPGISGIDTRELTKKLRTSGVMMAALVVSDSEIDVDEIKKQLESAPHYDSEQFMDDVSTKEEKIYGDDENTVVVIDTGAKHAILRNVRDIGYKVVLLPWNTTYEKIMSYNPKGIVLSSGPGDPQKCPDTIDVVKKLIQDNVPTLGICLGAQIIGIAGNTETYKLKYGHRGQNKPCVNLENNQVYVTSQNHGYGIKPESLDKSDFNLWFTNADDKTVEGIKHKTKNCIAVQFHPEAAPGPYDCKFVFEELKQLMEKN; from the coding sequence ATCCACGCAAAAAAGTTTGCAAAACTAGTTTTTGATGATGGTACTATTCTTGATGGTGATGGTTTTGGTTATTCAACTACTGTTTTTGGTGAAATTGTCTTTAACACTGGAATGGTTGGATATACAGAAGCTCTGACTGATCCTTCTTACAGTGGTCAAATTCTTACCTTAACATATCCTCTTGTTGGGAATTATGGTGTCCCCGATCCATCTATAGTTGATGAGGATGGAATTCCAAAATTCTTCGAATCAAGCAAAATCCAGGCAAGGGGGTTGGTTGTGCATGAACTATCCCTTACTGCAAGTCATTGGAACCTTTCGATGACTTTAGATGAATGGATGTATAATGAGAAAATTCCTGGAATATCTGGAATTGATACTAGAGAATTAACTAAAAAACTTAGAACTAGTGGAGTCATGATGGCAGCTCTTGTCGTATCTGATTCTGAAATTGATGTGGACGAAATAAAAAAGCAATTAGAATCTGCACCTCATTATGATTCCGAGCAATTTATGGATGATGTTTCTACCAAAGAAGAAAAAATTTATGGTGATGATGAGAACACTGTAGTAGTAATTGATACAGGTGCAAAACATGCAATTCTTAGAAATGTTCGTGATATTGGATACAAAGTTGTTTTGCTTCCTTGGAATACTACTTATGAAAAAATAATGTCTTACAATCCAAAAGGAATTGTTCTTAGTAGTGGCCCTGGTGATCCTCAAAAATGTCCTGACACAATTGATGTAGTTAAAAAATTAATTCAAGATAATGTTCCAACCCTTGGAATTTGTCTTGGTGCTCAAATTATTGGTATTGCAGGAAACACTGAAACTTACAAACTAAAGTATGGACATCGTGGACAAAACAAACCTTGTGTCAATTTAGAAAATAACCAAGTCTATGTAACTAGTCAGAATCATGGTTATGGAATCAAACCTGAATCCTTGGACAAATCTGATTTTAATTTATGGTTTACAAATGCCGATGACAAAACTGTTGAAGGAATTAAACACAAAACAAAGAACTGCATTGCAGTCCAATTCCATCCTGAAGCTGCACCTGGACCATATGATTGCAAATTTGTCTTTGAAGAGCTAAAACAACTAATGGAGAAAAACTAA
- a CDS encoding TrmB family transcriptional regulator: MINEHVLTVSLEEFGLSKYEAQAYVALIAKGTISASELAYYSEIPRTKIYPTLLKLENKKLVIISKSKPIMCTAIAPEDAFDGIIHEQINKVNAMNALISNLKKASEESRKSRGSEEKRYFHLSANNVLLQLQTMIEGSKSSIKIMTDQWGFGLLAECKEQMLSVLRRNLDVKILVAPTQICSEAYRAIPDGVEIRASDIAQNCFIFDEAELMMINNDNGKGAIFSSTEILGINQEKMFSNIWKNAIKTKALADMTKAEAQEIYKIIKTVNESGLMYMLNSSMVSKKPEADMFKLLEKNGISLKTKSLDDVIEIMDAVMQITCSGHVNFKANTKNITVESKLNSGHSLPWVSVLDGCLQKQGYKTRTIYQNNSNKGEKVHIKISKS; encoded by the coding sequence ATGATAAATGAGCACGTTTTAACAGTCAGCCTAGAAGAATTTGGGTTAAGCAAGTATGAAGCCCAAGCCTATGTAGCACTCATTGCAAAAGGTACTATTTCAGCAAGTGAGTTAGCCTATTATTCTGAAATTCCACGAACAAAAATCTATCCAACATTATTAAAATTAGAAAATAAAAAACTAGTCATCATTTCAAAAAGTAAACCCATTATGTGTACAGCTATTGCTCCAGAAGATGCATTTGATGGAATCATCCATGAGCAAATTAACAAAGTAAATGCAATGAACGCTTTAATTTCTAACTTGAAGAAAGCAAGTGAGGAAAGCAGAAAGTCTAGAGGTTCAGAAGAAAAAAGATATTTTCATTTGAGTGCAAATAATGTTTTATTACAACTTCAAACAATGATTGAAGGTTCAAAATCATCAATCAAGATCATGACTGATCAATGGGGATTCGGATTGCTGGCAGAATGTAAAGAACAGATGTTATCAGTGTTACGTAGAAATTTAGACGTAAAGATACTTGTTGCTCCAACTCAAATTTGTTCTGAAGCATATAGGGCAATACCAGATGGAGTCGAAATTAGAGCCTCAGATATTGCACAAAATTGTTTCATTTTTGATGAAGCTGAATTAATGATGATAAATAATGACAATGGAAAAGGTGCCATCTTTTCATCTACTGAAATTTTAGGCATAAATCAAGAAAAAATGTTTTCAAATATTTGGAAAAACGCAATAAAGACCAAAGCTCTTGCAGACATGACAAAAGCAGAAGCCCAAGAAATTTATAAAATTATCAAAACAGTAAACGAATCTGGTTTGATGTATATGCTAAATTCTTCAATGGTATCAAAAAAACCAGAAGCTGACATGTTCAAACTGTTAGAAAAGAATGGAATTTCATTAAAAACAAAATCTCTAGACGATGTAATTGAGATAATGGATGCCGTAATGCAAATTACATGTTCAGGTCATGTTAATTTTAAAGCAAATACAAAAAACATTACAGTTGAATCTAAGCTAAATAGCGGACACTCATTGCCATGGGTATCTGTTTTGGATGGATGTCTACAAAAACAAGGATACAAGACTAGAACAATATATCAAAATAATTCAAACAAAGGTGAAAAAGTCCATATCAAAATAAGCAAAAGCTAG
- a CDS encoding V-type ATP synthase subunit F, giving the protein MKIFTVGSKSFVTSFQLAGIPGKISENPQNALDEIKTLTDDSDVGLVLVSDDITESISDELTALRAEKSTLVFALPATGSEKTEVDYRVMLKKILGV; this is encoded by the coding sequence GTGAAAATATTCACTGTTGGAAGTAAATCGTTTGTAACAAGTTTTCAATTAGCTGGTATTCCAGGTAAAATATCTGAAAATCCTCAGAATGCTTTAGATGAAATAAAGACGTTAACTGATGATTCAGATGTAGGCCTAGTTTTAGTTAGTGATGATATTACTGAATCCATTAGTGATGAGTTGACTGCATTACGAGCAGAAAAATCTACTTTGGTATTTGCATTACCTGCAACTGGAAGTGAAAAAACCGAAGTTGATTACAGAGTAATGCTAAAGAAAATACTCGGCGTATAA
- the carB gene encoding carbamoyl-phosphate synthase (glutamine-hydrolyzing) large subunit, producing MPKNESLKKILVLGSGAIKIGEAGEFDYSGSQCLKAIQEDGIKSVLINPNIATIQTDTRFADQVYLLPVTPDYVESIIEKERPDGIMLAYGGQTALNCGVKLEEAGILQKYGVNVLGTQVPGIKRTEDRQLFKDSMKECGVPVLKSKTVTNFEDAKKIAEELTYPVIVRVAYTLGGRGGGVAHNEIELHEIVERGIKASMVGQVLVEEYIGHWKQIEYEIMQDYDGNNVIVCNMENVLSMKVHTGDNIVVAPSQTINNHEYHMLRTAGLRATKHVGIVGECNIQYALDTVSDRFVAIEINPRLSRSSALASKATGYPLAYMSAKIGLGYNLSELVNRITKNTTACFEPSLDYIVCKHPRWDFAKFELVNPKLGPTMKSVGEVMAVGRTFEESLQKAIRMLDIGNDGLVLNRTTGKSYTEEEIEEKLSHHDDKILYNVAIALKMGLSVDKIYSLSSIDPWFIEKIKNIVEMESEIKSKTLDVSLMRDAKQLGFADKQIARAIEKTPDEVRNLRKKMGVVPAVKQIDTLAAEWPAVTNYLYMTYGGSSNDIQIPSDEKGVVVVGAGPYRIGSSVEFDWGTVNMVWGLQENGEKNVSVVNCNPETVSTDYDICTRLYFEEITQERLLDISDFENPKGVITCVGGQTANNLTPGLAEHGINIMGTAAHDVDRAEDRSKFSAELDKLHIKQPRWQAFSNLSEAKSFAQDVGFPVIVRPSYVLSGAAMKVVWSQEELKTYVKEATDVSPDHPVVISKFMLNSLEVDVDGVSNGKEVVIGAIVEHIDSAGVHSGDAMMCIPPWRLSNKTIDTINEYTKKIALTFNVKGPFNLQFLVHDDHVYVIELNIRASRSMPFVSKLVKTNLISLAAKAILDKPLPKIPENKWQKIPNYGIKVPQFSFMALDGADISLGVEMQSTGEAACFGNSFYDALSKGLTSVGYNLPAKGTALVTVGGAENKEKLVASIAKLKQLGFKILATEHTAEFFEEKIGEVEIVHKISEPDRKPNISDLLYDRKIDFIINIPSTSTLEKYVGMLDDEYQIRRKSLELGIPVLTTLELADSFVKTLEWLRDNETTKDPIEPYDNYD from the coding sequence ATGCCAAAAAATGAATCTCTAAAGAAAATCCTTGTTCTTGGTAGTGGTGCAATTAAAATTGGTGAAGCTGGTGAATTTGATTATTCGGGAAGTCAATGTCTTAAAGCAATTCAGGAAGATGGAATCAAAAGCGTTCTCATCAATCCAAATATTGCAACTATACAAACTGATACGCGGTTTGCCGACCAAGTCTATCTTTTACCTGTCACACCTGATTATGTAGAATCTATCATAGAAAAAGAAAGGCCTGATGGAATCATGTTGGCGTATGGTGGCCAAACTGCTTTGAATTGTGGGGTCAAACTAGAAGAAGCTGGAATTTTACAAAAATATGGTGTAAATGTCCTTGGTACTCAGGTTCCTGGAATTAAAAGAACTGAGGATAGGCAACTTTTCAAGGATTCTATGAAGGAATGCGGTGTTCCTGTACTCAAAAGTAAAACTGTCACCAATTTTGAAGATGCCAAAAAGATTGCAGAAGAGCTTACCTATCCTGTGATTGTCCGTGTGGCGTATACTCTTGGAGGTCGAGGTGGAGGTGTTGCTCATAATGAAATTGAACTTCACGAAATTGTTGAAAGAGGAATCAAAGCATCCATGGTTGGTCAAGTTTTAGTTGAAGAATACATTGGTCATTGGAAACAAATTGAATATGAAATTATGCAAGATTATGATGGAAATAATGTAATTGTGTGTAATATGGAAAATGTCCTTTCAATGAAAGTTCACACTGGTGACAACATTGTAGTTGCTCCTTCTCAAACAATTAACAACCACGAATATCATATGTTACGTACAGCTGGTTTACGTGCAACCAAACATGTTGGAATAGTCGGTGAATGTAATATTCAATATGCACTTGATACTGTTTCTGATAGATTTGTTGCAATTGAAATTAATCCTCGACTTTCTCGTTCTTCTGCTCTTGCAAGTAAGGCAACAGGATATCCTCTGGCATACATGTCCGCAAAGATTGGATTAGGCTATAATTTGTCTGAACTAGTAAATAGAATTACAAAAAATACTACTGCATGTTTTGAACCTTCGCTTGATTACATTGTATGTAAACATCCTAGATGGGATTTCGCAAAATTTGAACTAGTAAATCCAAAACTTGGTCCTACTATGAAATCTGTTGGTGAAGTAATGGCAGTTGGTAGAACATTTGAAGAATCTTTACAAAAAGCAATTAGGATGCTTGATATTGGAAATGATGGATTGGTGTTAAATCGCACCACCGGTAAATCATACACTGAAGAAGAGATTGAAGAAAAATTATCTCATCATGATGACAAGATTTTGTACAATGTTGCAATTGCACTAAAGATGGGGCTTTCAGTTGATAAAATCTATTCACTATCATCAATTGATCCTTGGTTTATTGAAAAAATTAAAAATATTGTAGAAATGGAGTCTGAAATAAAATCCAAAACTCTTGATGTGTCCTTGATGCGTGATGCCAAGCAACTAGGCTTTGCAGATAAGCAGATTGCAAGAGCTATAGAAAAAACCCCTGATGAGGTACGTAATTTACGCAAGAAAATGGGAGTTGTGCCTGCAGTCAAGCAAATTGACACGCTTGCAGCTGAATGGCCTGCAGTAACTAACTATCTGTATATGACCTATGGAGGATCTTCCAATGATATTCAAATTCCGTCTGATGAAAAAGGTGTGGTTGTAGTAGGTGCTGGTCCCTATAGAATTGGTAGTAGTGTTGAATTTGATTGGGGAACTGTTAACATGGTTTGGGGCTTGCAAGAAAATGGTGAGAAAAATGTTTCAGTAGTTAACTGTAATCCTGAAACTGTTTCTACTGATTATGATATTTGTACAAGATTATACTTTGAAGAAATTACTCAAGAAAGACTGCTTGACATTTCTGACTTTGAAAATCCTAAAGGTGTTATTACATGTGTTGGCGGGCAAACTGCAAATAACTTAACTCCTGGACTTGCAGAACATGGAATCAACATTATGGGAACTGCAGCACATGATGTCGATAGAGCTGAAGACCGTTCAAAGTTTAGTGCAGAACTTGATAAACTTCATATTAAACAACCCCGATGGCAGGCATTTTCAAATCTTAGCGAAGCAAAAAGTTTTGCACAAGATGTTGGTTTTCCTGTGATTGTTAGACCTTCATATGTTTTATCAGGAGCTGCGATGAAAGTTGTTTGGTCTCAAGAGGAATTAAAAACATATGTTAAAGAGGCAACTGATGTTTCCCCTGATCATCCTGTTGTGATTTCTAAATTTATGTTAAACTCACTTGAAGTAGATGTTGATGGAGTCAGTAATGGTAAAGAAGTTGTAATTGGTGCTATTGTTGAACATATTGACAGTGCTGGTGTCCATTCTGGAGATGCAATGATGTGTATTCCACCATGGCGTCTTAGTAACAAAACAATCGACACCATAAATGAATACACTAAAAAAATTGCTCTAACATTTAATGTAAAAGGCCCATTTAATTTGCAATTTTTAGTTCACGATGATCATGTCTATGTGATTGAATTGAATATCAGAGCGTCTCGTTCCATGCCATTTGTTTCAAAATTAGTTAAAACAAATCTAATTTCCTTAGCTGCCAAAGCAATTTTGGATAAACCTCTGCCTAAAATCCCTGAAAATAAATGGCAAAAAATCCCTAATTATGGAATAAAGGTCCCGCAATTTTCATTTATGGCACTTGATGGTGCTGATATTTCATTGGGTGTTGAAATGCAATCTACTGGTGAGGCTGCATGCTTTGGAAATAGTTTCTATGATGCTTTATCCAAAGGATTGACTTCTGTTGGATATAATCTTCCAGCAAAAGGAACTGCTCTTGTTACAGTAGGTGGTGCAGAGAACAAAGAAAAACTTGTAGCATCAATAGCCAAACTAAAACAATTGGGATTCAAAATTCTAGCAACTGAACATACTGCAGAATTCTTTGAAGAAAAAATAGGTGAAGTTGAAATTGTTCACAAAATATCTGAACCAGACAGAAAACCAAATATTTCTGATTTATTATATGATCGAAAGATAGATTTCATCATAAATATCCCCAGTACTTCTACTTTAGAAAAATATGTTGGAATGCTTGATGATGAATATCAAATTAGACGTAAATCATTGGAGTTAGGAATTCCAGTTCTCACTACTTTGGAATTGGCTGACTCTTTTGTTAAAACACTAGAATGGCTAAGAGACAATGAAACAACCAAAGATCCTATAGAGCCTTACGATAATTATGATTAA
- a CDS encoding zinc-dependent dehydrogenase, which yields MKTASVKESSVISIDEAPKPSLTSGDILVQMHACGICGSDLEKVFGQYGQPSMRLGHEPSGIVLDVGSDVTEFKKGDRVFTHHHVPCYDCHYCNHGNETMCQKYYETNLSPCGLSEEYVVPGWNVSHGGVLKISDSLSYEEAAMIEPLACCVRAWTKFSYQQGNSTAIFGVGPTGMMHVMLAHAKKFSKIFCFDVNDFRLDFAKKFNITESISSMDENRKQKILENTNGLGVDVAIVATSSLKALDDAIDMVRKGGTVMMFGVPSKGAKMDLDMSKIYSKEITLVTSYAASDSDTKEALDLIESSQIDVKQLITHTYTISESQKAFDHARTGENAMKIIITK from the coding sequence ATGAAAACTGCATCTGTTAAAGAATCCTCTGTGATTTCAATTGATGAAGCACCAAAACCCTCTTTGACATCTGGTGATATTTTGGTACAAATGCATGCTTGTGGAATCTGTGGTTCTGATTTGGAAAAAGTTTTTGGACAATATGGACAACCATCTATGCGTTTAGGACATGAACCTTCTGGAATTGTGTTAGATGTAGGTTCTGATGTAACTGAATTTAAAAAAGGAGATAGAGTATTCACTCATCACCATGTTCCTTGCTATGATTGTCATTATTGTAATCATGGGAATGAAACCATGTGCCAAAAATATTATGAAACAAATCTTTCTCCTTGTGGATTATCTGAAGAATATGTTGTTCCAGGATGGAATGTTTCTCATGGCGGAGTTTTAAAAATTTCTGATTCACTAAGCTATGAAGAAGCTGCTATGATTGAACCATTAGCTTGTTGTGTTAGAGCATGGACAAAATTTTCTTATCAACAAGGAAACTCTACTGCTATTTTTGGTGTAGGTCCTACTGGAATGATGCACGTAATGCTTGCACATGCAAAAAAATTCTCAAAAATCTTCTGTTTTGATGTCAATGATTTTAGATTGGATTTTGCTAAAAAATTCAATATTACTGAATCCATATCTTCAATGGATGAGAATAGAAAGCAAAAGATTTTAGAGAATACTAATGGTTTAGGTGTGGATGTGGCAATTGTTGCAACTAGTAGCCTCAAAGCATTAGATGATGCAATAGATATGGTCAGAAAAGGTGGAACTGTGATGATGTTTGGTGTTCCTTCTAAAGGTGCAAAAATGGATTTAGATATGAGTAAAATATACTCTAAAGAAATTACTCTAGTTACAAGTTATGCTGCATCAGATTCTGATACAAAAGAAGCATTGGATTTAATTGAATCCTCTCAAATTGATGTCAAACAATTAATCACTCACACATACACTATTTCTGAATCTCAAAAAGCATTTGATCATGCACGTACAGGTGAAAATGCAATGAAGATTATTATTACAAAATAA
- a CDS encoding YybH family protein: MSDNEEIINVIETLFQAGITKNLESLKDIHLNDPKFSSFSDLPPYDLKDYQTTIELEELRFVSISDYTYEIKNPKISLFGDTAVVALELIQKGMLVDNKAFTGEHMVITGRATFVLVKQPTWKIAHIHLSKIDG; this comes from the coding sequence TTGAGTGATAATGAAGAAATCATCAATGTTATTGAGACATTATTTCAAGCAGGAATTACAAAAAATTTAGAGTCTCTCAAAGACATCCACCTTAATGATCCAAAATTCTCTAGTTTTAGTGATTTACCACCATATGATCTTAAAGACTATCAAACTACAATAGAACTTGAAGAGTTAAGATTTGTTAGTATTTCGGATTATACGTATGAAATAAAAAATCCAAAAATTAGCTTATTTGGAGATACTGCAGTTGTAGCATTAGAATTAATTCAAAAAGGAATGTTAGTAGATAACAAAGCATTCACAGGAGAACACATGGTAATTACTGGACGTGCAACATTTGTTCTTGTTAAACAACCAACATGGAAAATTGCACATATTCATCTATCAAAAATTGATGGATAA
- a CDS encoding metallophosphoesterase: MLQTRIVPSKPVMVLEGEKKNLIVTDIHIGFENSMAANEIFIGKNSTINELIHELSEIIDTEKPDSIILLGDVKSSIKSISRNEWNEVPLFFKKIKEKCDVILIPGNHDANIQQLVPDNISMMSSTGMVEENILLTHGHTMPSENFSHVDKIIMGHLHPVFFQEDSIINGQRVWVSIKTEKENIFPNKTGEIEITIMPSFNKYFYATHRKQYKKSISPIINKIKEISKAKIITLDGTIIGNESNIKQVI; the protein is encoded by the coding sequence ATGTTACAAACAAGGATAGTTCCATCAAAACCAGTTATGGTTTTAGAAGGAGAGAAAAAGAATCTCATAGTTACAGACATCCACATTGGATTTGAAAACAGTATGGCTGCAAATGAAATTTTCATAGGTAAAAATTCAACAATTAACGAATTAATTCATGAATTATCTGAAATAATTGATACAGAAAAACCAGATTCAATAATCTTGTTAGGGGATGTTAAATCAAGTATTAAAAGCATATCAAGAAATGAATGGAATGAAGTTCCATTATTTTTTAAAAAAATTAAAGAAAAATGCGATGTGATTTTAATTCCTGGAAATCATGATGCAAATATTCAGCAACTAGTTCCAGACAATATTTCAATGATGAGCTCTACAGGAATGGTTGAAGAAAATATTTTGTTAACACATGGACATACAATGCCCTCAGAAAACTTTTCGCATGTAGATAAAATCATTATGGGCCATCTTCATCCAGTATTTTTTCAAGAAGATTCAATCATCAACGGTCAAAGAGTATGGGTTTCAATTAAAACTGAAAAAGAAAATATTTTTCCAAATAAAACTGGAGAGATTGAAATAACAATAATGCCATCATTTAACAAATATTTCTATGCAACACATAGAAAACAATACAAAAAATCTATCTCACCAATCATTAACAAAATTAAAGAAATATCCAAAGCAAAAATTATAACATTGGATGGAACAATAATTGGAAACGAATCAAACATCAAACAAGTGATTTAA
- a CDS encoding acyltransferase — translation MKKLKNIAKNAIVKNSKIDASEIIIHDNAKLDGVIIKAKKVTIDADSVLTDCKLFSDGEITIGKKSEIKEQAVINSFKGISIGDRCLIDRNVFVGGMQSEESEIVIGNDCVILYRAYLNPTKKITIENNVGVGGYSQIFTHGAWQNVLKGYPNKFSPITIKDNAWIPWNVMILPGVIIGKNAIIGAGSVITKNIPDNVFAAGNPAVIKSKNIKKKEPNEKEKNKIMIEILESFHNYAKNFLKNPNKIEKSNHGSNQHITVSFKDKSQIAYAIKWNSTPKNKKTILVSFKISEKIKSIKKIEWIELDTLKSNVTSDAGNSFQSFLKRFGIRIKI, via the coding sequence ATGAAGAAATTAAAAAATATTGCAAAAAATGCGATAGTGAAAAATTCTAAGATAGATGCATCAGAAATTATAATTCATGATAATGCAAAACTAGATGGAGTAATAATTAAAGCGAAGAAAGTAACTATTGACGCAGATAGCGTATTAACAGATTGTAAACTTTTTTCAGATGGAGAAATTACTATAGGCAAAAAATCAGAGATAAAAGAACAAGCAGTCATCAATTCATTCAAGGGAATTAGTATTGGAGATCGTTGTCTAATTGATAGAAATGTCTTTGTCGGAGGTATGCAAAGCGAAGAAAGTGAAATTGTCATAGGGAATGATTGCGTCATACTTTATCGAGCATATCTTAATCCAACAAAAAAGATCACTATAGAAAATAATGTTGGAGTTGGAGGATACTCTCAAATATTCACACATGGAGCATGGCAAAATGTTCTCAAAGGATACCCCAACAAATTTTCACCAATTACGATTAAAGATAATGCATGGATTCCATGGAATGTTATGATATTGCCAGGTGTGATAATAGGTAAAAATGCAATAATAGGTGCAGGGTCAGTAATTACAAAAAATATTCCAGACAATGTTTTTGCAGCAGGGAATCCAGCAGTCATTAAAAGTAAAAACATAAAGAAAAAAGAACCAAATGAAAAAGAAAAAAACAAAATAATGATAGAGATCCTAGAAAGTTTTCATAATTATGCCAAAAATTTTCTAAAAAATCCAAATAAAATTGAGAAATCCAATCATGGAAGTAATCAACATATCACTGTTTCATTTAAAGATAAATCACAAATTGCATATGCAATAAAATGGAACTCGACTCCCAAGAATAAAAAGACAATACTTGTATCATTTAAAATTTCAGAAAAAATTAAATCAATAAAAAAAATAGAGTGGATAGAACTAGATACTTTAAAATCAAATGTTACAAGCGATGCTGGAAATAGTTTTCAATCTTTTCTCAAGAGATTTGGGATTAGAATAAAAATATAA
- a CDS encoding AAA family ATPase — MSLAPQELENTASKYASEAIKFDSQGARGMAITHYQQAIDALVKLLQLYPTSKLNQIYKERCNSYHGRINALQQAHGVEPAVDPKASESDQKKSVQRQENENDFEELIMKEKPDVTWDQVIGLDDAKSALRESIVYPTKRPDLFPLGWPKGMLLYGPPGTGKTMLAAATANEMDGYFINVDASSMMSKWLGEAEKNVSKLFAMARQYAEKEGKPVILFVDEVDSLLGSRNSEVGGEVRTKNQFLTEMDGVNGKGKDLMLYVIGATNKPWSLDWPFLRRFQKRIYVSLPTQAARENLFEQYTEKLNKSMRINNTDLAKLFDGYSASDIKDVCQAAQIKTVHEIFDSPDYHEPVEGEEPLQPRALTTADFKNIMERRKPSVSTEMIRAYHKWSEEFQAL; from the coding sequence ATGAGTTTAGCCCCCCAAGAATTAGAAAACACAGCAAGCAAATATGCTTCTGAAGCCATCAAATTTGATTCCCAAGGTGCTCGTGGCATGGCAATCACACATTATCAACAAGCAATTGATGCTCTAGTGAAACTATTACAATTATATCCTACCAGCAAACTAAATCAAATTTACAAAGAACGATGTAACTCTTACCATGGTAGAATCAATGCATTACAACAGGCTCATGGTGTTGAGCCTGCAGTTGATCCTAAAGCTTCTGAATCAGATCAAAAGAAATCTGTTCAGCGACAAGAAAATGAAAATGATTTTGAAGAATTAATAATGAAAGAAAAACCTGATGTTACTTGGGATCAAGTCATTGGTTTAGATGATGCAAAAAGTGCTTTGCGTGAATCTATTGTTTATCCAACTAAAAGACCTGATTTATTTCCTCTTGGATGGCCAAAAGGAATGCTATTGTATGGTCCACCTGGAACTGGAAAAACTATGCTTGCAGCAGCGACTGCAAATGAAATGGATGGATATTTCATCAATGTTGATGCCTCATCCATGATGAGTAAATGGTTGGGTGAAGCAGAAAAAAATGTTTCAAAATTATTTGCTATGGCAAGACAATATGCTGAGAAAGAAGGAAAACCTGTTATTTTGTTTGTAGATGAAGTTGATTCACTATTAGGTTCTAGAAATAGTGAAGTTGGTGGAGAGGTGAGAACTAAAAATCAATTTTTAACTGAAATGGATGGTGTTAATGGTAAAGGAAAAGACTTGATGCTGTATGTAATTGGTGCAACAAACAAACCTTGGAGTCTTGACTGGCCATTTCTTAGAAGATTCCAAAAAAGAATCTATGTGTCATTACCTACCCAAGCCGCAAGAGAGAATCTCTTTGAACAATATACTGAAAAATTGAATAAAAGTATGAGAATTAACAATACTGATCTAGCAAAATTATTTGATGGATATAGTGCAAGCGATATCAAAGATGTATGTCAAGCAGCACAAATTAAAACTGTTCATGAAATTTTTGATTCGCCTGATTATCATGAGCCAGTTGAAGGTGAAGAACCACTACAACCTAGAGCGCTTACAACTGCTGATTTCAAAAATATTATGGAAAGAAGAAAACCAAGTGTGTCGACAGAAATGATTCGTGCTTATCACAAGTGGAGCGAAGAGTTCCAAGCCCTTTAG